In the genome of Paraburkholderia azotifigens, the window CCCATTTCGCGGAAGCTCTTGATCTGATCGATGCCGAACTGCGCGTAGCCCGTCAGATGCAGCAGCGCGTAGAGCAGCATCGAGCCATGTCCGTTCGACAACACGAAGCGGTCGCGGTCGGGCCATTGCGGATCGGCGGGATTGAACTTCATGTGCTGCGTGAACAGCGCCGTCGCAATTTCGGCCATGCCGAGCGGCACGCCCTGATGGCCTTCGCCGGCGCGCACGATGGCATCGATGGCAAGAAAGCGGATCGCGTTGGCGATCGGACGCGTTGCGCGCAACGGCGTGAGTGCGGACATGACTTCTCCTTGCCGCTGCGCCCGTCAGGCGGCGGCTATCGTGAGGTTTGGTGGTGAGGGAAGCGCGCTGCGTCGGCGGACAGACGCAGCGCAATGCGTCAACGCGTCAGTGCAGGAACCCGATCGAGATCCAGGGCACGGCAGCGACCACGATCAGGCCGACGATGAGCGCGATGATGTAGCCGATGATTGGCTTCATGCCCTCGTCAGGGTGGATGCGGCTCACCGCGCACGCCGAGTAGTAGCCGACGCCGAACGGCGGCGCGAACAGGCCGACGCCCATCGAGAGAATCACGACCATCGCGTAGTGCACGTCGTGAATGCCCATCTGCCGCGCGATCGGGAACATCAGCGGGCCGAACAGCACGATCGCGGGTATGCCTTCGAGCACGCTGCCGAGCACGATGAAGACGAGCACGGAAGCTGCCATGAACATCGCGGCGCCGCCGGGCAGCGCGGCCAGGGTCTTCGCAAGCTGACCGGAGAAACCCGATTGCGTGAGCGCCCAGGCCATGCCCGTCGCCGCGCCGATGATCAGCAGGATCGCGCCGGAGAGCGCCGCCGTGTCGATCAGCATCGGCTTGAGGCGCGCCCATTCGAAGCGGCGATAGATCAGGAGGCCTGCCAGCACCGCATACGCGATGCCGATCGTCGACACTTCCGTCGCCGTCGCGACACCTTCGACGACGGCGAGGCGGATCACGAACGGCAGCGCGAGCGCGGGCACGGCAATCGCGAGCTTGCGGACCACTTCGCCGCGTGTCGCGCGGCGCACGCCCGACAGATCGTCGTTGCGATAGCGCCACCAGACGACGGCGCACAGCGTGATCGCGAGCACGATGCCGGGCAGCATGCCGCCCGTGAAGAGCGCGGAGATCGACACGCCCGTCACTGAGCCGAGCGTGATCAGCACGAGGCTCGGCGGAATCGTCTCGGTCTGCGCGCCCGTTGCGGCGAGCAGCGCGACGAGGTCGCCGGGTTTCGCGCCGCGTGCCTTCATCTCGGGGAACAGCACGGGCGCGATGGCGGCCATGTCGGCGGCCTTCGAGCCGGAAATGCCCGACACCAGGTACATCGTGCCGACCAGCACGTACGACAGACCACCGCGCACGTGACCGAGGAGGCTCGCGAGGAAGGCGATCATCGCGTTGGCCATGCCCGTCATCTCGATCAGCTGACCGAGGAACACGAACAGCGGAACCGACAGCAGGATCAGATGCGACATGCCTTCGTCCATCCGCCCGACGACCACGCTGAGCGGCGTGCTCGTCGTGAGCGCGAGATAGCCGAAGGTCGCGAGCCCGAACGAGAACGCGATGGGCACGCCCGACAGCACGCACAGCGCGACGAGGCCGACGAAGAAGATCAGCAGGTTCACGTTGCCCAGATCGTGCAGCAGCGGGCCCACCGCGACGAAGCCGCCTGCGATCGCCGCCACCAGCGCGAGTGCCGCGACCGTCATCTGCCAGTTGGCCGTGCGGACCAGCCGCAGACACGCGACGGCCAGCATCAGCGAGCAGCCGACGGGCAGCGCCGCCGCGCGCCATGTGTTCGAGATTTCGAGCGCAGGCGTCGTGATGAAGCCTTCGTCCTGCGCGAACTCGACGGCGGGTCCGATTACCAGCACGAGAAAAGCGAGCGGCGCGGCGATGGCGACGACATCGAGAAACGCGCGCACGGCGGGCGATGCCTTGCCGACGAGCGCTGTCATCCGCATATGCTCGCCGCGCCGCAAAGCGACCACGGCGCCGAGCATCGCGAGCCAGAGGAACAGCATCGACGCGAGTTCATCGGACCAGACGAGCGGCGTGTGCAGCAGATAGCGGCTCGTCACGCCCGCGAGCAGCACGAAGATTTCCGCGACCA includes:
- a CDS encoding TRAP transporter large permease subunit, which translates into the protein MHTITFPHPSPRRIVSVIDNVLAYIVEIPAALLVVAEIFVLLAGVTSRYLLHTPLVWSDELASMLFLWLAMLGAVVALRRGEHMRMTALVGKASPAVRAFLDVVAIAAPLAFLVLVIGPAVEFAQDEGFITTPALEISNTWRAAALPVGCSLMLAVACLRLVRTANWQMTVAALALVAAIAGGFVAVGPLLHDLGNVNLLIFFVGLVALCVLSGVPIAFSFGLATFGYLALTTSTPLSVVVGRMDEGMSHLILLSVPLFVFLGQLIEMTGMANAMIAFLASLLGHVRGGLSYVLVGTMYLVSGISGSKAADMAAIAPVLFPEMKARGAKPGDLVALLAATGAQTETIPPSLVLITLGSVTGVSISALFTGGMLPGIVLAITLCAVVWWRYRNDDLSGVRRATRGEVVRKLAIAVPALALPFVIRLAVVEGVATATEVSTIGIAYAVLAGLLIYRRFEWARLKPMLIDTAALSGAILLIIGAATGMAWALTQSGFSGQLAKTLAALPGGAAMFMAASVLVFIVLGSVLEGIPAIVLFGPLMFPIARQMGIHDVHYAMVVILSMGVGLFAPPFGVGYYSACAVSRIHPDEGMKPIIGYIIALIVGLIVVAAVPWISIGFLH